CTCGGTTTTCCTGAAATGGGAATCAAGGGTGCGGCCATAGCAACAGCCATTTCGTCCTTCATTCCCGGAACGATCCTTACTATAGCTGCATTCACCGGAAAAACCGCCGTTGAATACAGAACCAGGGAGAACTTCAGGTTCTCGAAGAAGCTTACCGCGAGGATACTCAGATTCGGCTTTCCGGCAGGTCTTCAGATATTCATGGATGTTGCCAGTTTTACAATTTTCATATTCATCGCGGGCAGGCTTGGAGCTGTTGATTTCACAGCAAATAACCTTGCCTTCAGCGTGAACAATCTAACATTCAATCCGCTGCTTGGATTCGGGTTCGCCACAACGGTAATCGTTGGCAGATGTATAGGAATGGGAAGAAATGATATGGCAGTGAAGGTTGTCAGGCGGACCCTGCTGCTCGCCCTATGCTACTTTGTCCCACTGGCAGCTACTTTTGTTCTTTTCCCGGGCTTCTACACAAGGTTGTTTTTCAGTCCGGATTCCGTATGTACTGTTGAAGAGTTGATATCCACCGCCGGTAAACTCCTTGCTATCATAGCAGCATGGGGTGTGTTCGATGCGGTAAATCTCATGTACAGCGGGGCTCTAAGAGGAGCCGGAGATACGAAGTTCGTCGTCTGGGCTTCAGGCCTTCTGGCATGGTTCCTCTGGATACCCGGAGTAATTTATCTCTACACTGTTCACAACGCAGGAATTGTTACCCTCTGGCTCTTCACCAGTTTGTATATAGCGATCTTTGCCCTGGTATTCTTCCTCCGATTCCGTACCGGCAAATGGAAACGCATCGACCTGCTGGGAGAAAAAGAAATTTCAGCTGGTTAGAAAGGAGAATTAATGTTTCGGGTAATAGTACTATCGCTCATTTTTATCATCTTTGCCTGTTCCGACTCCACTACCGGCCCATCTTTCTCTCAGTATTCGCGGGTTTCTGTTATTGACACATCCATCGGTTCGATCGTCGCGAACATCGAACTGAACCCTACCTTGAACCGCAAAATAAAACTTGCTCCGGACGGCCGGTACGCTTACGTGACCGCGTACGATGGAGACAACATCGTACAGATCGATTGTCTTTCCCATTCGATAAGCGGTGGCCTTGATTTCGGACTTTACAAGCACTGCATGGACCTGTGCCTGAACGATCAGGGCACAGAGCTTTACGCTACCTCCTCTGATGAGCTCTTCATCATAGACATCCCATCTCTGACGATAACCGATACAGTCGATGTGAACTGGCCCTGTATTATGGATATATCACTCAGGCCTGGAACCGATCTGATTTATATTTGTTT
This portion of the Candidatus Aegiribacteria sp. genome encodes:
- a CDS encoding MATE family efflux transporter, which translates into the protein AVSFPIIAAMAGRTIMMFCDRLFLAQHSQLELQASLPAGILSFTLLCIFYGTVSYSGTFIAQYFGAEDKEGCSRSLAQGLFLTMMSAPVLAALAVPGSLLFNLSGHASEIVVLEKIYFRILMFSAAGPVFTAAASSFWNGRGKTVPTMLAVITGAGINIFLDYILIFGKLGFPEMGIKGAAIATAISSFIPGTILTIAAFTGKTAVEYRTRENFRFSKKLTARILRFGFPAGLQIFMDVASFTIFIFIAGRLGAVDFTANNLAFSVNNLTFNPLLGFGFATTVIVGRCIGMGRNDMAVKVVRRTLLLALCYFVPLAATFVLFPGFYTRLFFSPDSVCTVEELISTAGKLLAIIAAWGVFDAVNLMYSGALRGAGDTKFVVWASGLLAWFLWIPGVIYLYTVHNAGIVTLWLFTSLYIAIFALVFFLRFRTGKWKRIDLLGEKEISAG